The genomic stretch ACTGCTGCAACGCGGCGCGCATTACGAACTCACCATCTTCAGCACGCCCGAAGCGCGGGCGAAGGCGCGCCGGACGGAGCGCCGCATCGGCAGCTGGCTGAGCCGCAACGATGTCGGGCTGGCAGTGCTGGCCGCCCTGCTCGCCACCGGCGCGAGCGCGCTGACCGAACGCTGGTTCGGCCTCGACGACCTGTCGATGGTGTTCATCGTGGCGGTGGTGATGGTGGCGTCGAAAACGCGCATGGCGGCGGCGGTGCTGGCGGCCGCGCTGTGCTTCCTGTCCTACAACTTCTTCTTCCTCGATCCCCGCCTGACGTTCTTCATCGGCGCGCGACAGGGCGTGGTCACGGTATTCCTGTTCCTGGCCGCGGCGCTGGTGGCCGGCCGGCTGGCCTCGCGCCTGCGCATGCAGGTGGTGGCGCTGCGCGCCGCGAACGCACATGCAACCGCGCTGCAGGCGCTTGGCCGGCAACTGGCCGCCGCAGCCGACTTGGGGCAGGTGCTGGAAGCCGGCCGCCGCGCCCTGAAGCTGGCCACCGGCGCCGATGCCTTGGTGCGGGCCGGGGACGACCCCATCGGGACAGGCGATGCTCCAACCCTGTCCGACAGGGATCGCGCCGCCGCCGACTGGGCGCTGCGACACGGCCAGGTCGCGGGGCGCCACACCGACACGCTGGGCCATGCCGACTGGTGGTTCCTGCCGCTTGCGGGTGACAGCCGGCCGATCGGTCTGGTCGGGCTACGCTTTCCGGACAGCACGCCGCGCCCAGGCCCGGAGCAGAGCCGCTTGGTCGAAGCGATGGCCGACGACATCTCCCAGGCCATCGTACGCACCCAGCTGGTGACCGACCTGGAGAACGCGCGGGTGACCGGCGAAACCGAACGCCTGCGTTCAGCGCTGCTGTCGTCGGTGTCGCACGACCTGCGTTCACCGCTCGCCGCGATGATCGGCGCCGCCGGGAGCCTGCAGCATTACGGCGACTCGATGGATGCGAAGGATCGTCGCGACCTGCTGGACACCATCCATCTGGAGGGCGAACGGCTGGATCGCTACATCCAGAACCTGCTCGACATGACCCGGCTCGGCCACGGCGGATTGACGCTCAACCGCGACTGGATCGGTGTGGACGAACTGGTTGGCTCGGCGGTGTCGCGATTGCAGCGCTACCAGCCCGGCCTGCGCTTTGACCTGCGCATCGCGACGAAGCTCGATCCGCTGTGGGTGCATCCGGCCTTGCTCGAACAGGCCCTGTTCAACGTGCTGGAAAACGCCGCGAAATTCTCGCCGCCCGGCGAACCGATCGAAGTGGATGCCCGCAACGCCGACGGCGCGCTGCGGATCGATGTCATCGACCGCGGCCCCGGCATCCCGGAAGACGAACGCAGGCGCATCTTCGACATGTTTTTCAGCGTGGAACGCGGCGACCGTGGCCGTCAGGGCACCGGGCTGGGGCTTGCCATCACCCGCGGCATGGTCGGCGCGCACGGCGGCAGCGTCGAAGCACTGCCCGGCCACGATGGTCGTGGCACCCTGATCAGGATTACCCTGCCGCGGATGACGCCTGCATCTGCCAACGCATGAGCGAAACCACCGCAGCCGCGCCCGCGCGCATCCTCGTGATCGACGACGAGCCGCAAATCCGCAAATTCCTCGACATCGGCCTGCGCGCGCAGGGCTATCGCGTTGAAAGCGCGACGGATGGCGAAGCCGGCTTGCAGGCGCTTGCTACGCATGGCGCCGATCTCGTCATCCTCGACCTCGGTCTCCCCGATCTCGACGGGCACGAAGTGCTCGCGCGGCTACGCGAATGGTCGCAGGCACCGGTGATCGTGCTGACGGTGCGTGCCGATGAACGCGAGAAGGTCGCCGCACTGGATGCCGGCGCCAACGACTACGTGACCAAACCGTTCGGAGTCCAAGAGCTGATGGCGCGGGTGCGCGCCCTACTGCGTTCGCATGCCACCGCAGGCGAAGCGCCTCCGATGTTCGACGACGGTCGGTTGCGGGTGGACTTGGCGCGGCGCGAAGTTTTCCTGCAAGGCAAGCCCGTGCAACTGGCGCGCAAGGAATATGCACTCCTGGCCTTGCTCCTGCAGCATTCAGGCCGCGTGGTCACCCAGCCACAGATCCTGCGCACGTTATGGGGCGGCCAACACGACCACGACACCCACTATCTGCGCGTGCTGGCCGGCAAGCTGCGGCAAAAACTTGGGGACGATGCCGCTAGGCCGCGATGGATTGCTACCGAGCCCGGCGTAGGCCTGCGTTTTATTGGCAGAAATTCCACTTCTTGAACAAGTTGCGAATGTCTGCTTCGGGTCGAACCCGGACATAGCCTATCGCCGGCTTGCCGGTGCTTACTCCCCGATGAAGGCTCTTGGCATGACCCTTGTCGTCGCCTTCGGAAGGCTCTGCCGCCGATGGATGCACGTTCGCAAACTCGCGTAATGAGCGAAGATTCACCGAACTAGCAGAAGATTCAAGGGCCAGAGCTGCGGGGGCCTTCAAATCACCACCCGGCTGCGTCCGTGCCGCAGTCCATGGGCTGCCGACGCGGGGCGCTATGCGGCATGGCCCTTGATCGGCCGCACGATCGGAAAATTCTTACGCGCCGATACGCTGTTTCCTGATCGGTTGTCTCTGCAGCTCAATGCACCATGCACCCTTAGCCAGGCCACCGCACCCAGCAAGGAATCAGATCGGACAACGCACTCTGTCAGTACGGAGTGGGCCGTGAAGGGGGCTGCGGGACTAACAGCCCGCAACAAAGCGCCGGCACCAACGCCGCCCACAGGGCGGCGTTGTCTTTTAGGAAAAGAGCAAATCTGCAAAGAATGACAGCCCAGCCTCATGATAGAGACACACCCGAGATCGAATGAAACAGGCAAGTAGTCTCGTTTCCAGGCTGGGCCACGCACCCCATTCATGAGTAGGATTGCTTCCTAACACTCATTCCGACACGACCATGACCGAGAAGGCCTATACCGCCGAGCAGGTGAAGGTGATTGAGCACGACCATGGTCACGCCGTGGTGGCTGCGGTCGCAGGATCCGGAAAGACAGAAACGCTTGTAGGTCGTGTCAGGCATCTACTGCGGGATCACAACCCCGAACAGATCGCTGTAGTTATGTTTAATCGTGATGCCCGGGAGTCCTTCCAGAACCGGTTTGAGAAAGCCATACGCACCAAGCCTCCTGAAGTGCGTACGTTCAATTCGATGGGCAACAAAATCGTCAACCGGTTCGTTCAGAACGGACTTCTCCCAGACGCCAAGATCGAAGACAAGGACTTTCGTCGGACGAAAATCGCTAGGGAATGCTTCTCTCAAGTATTCAAGAGCCTCAACGGCGATGACCAAGCTCCAGAAAGGGATCTAATCGAATCCTTTATCCAGTTTGTTCTGCTCGTGAAGTCCGACGTGCGTTCCGCTGAGGAGGTATTCGAAGCCGGCAAGTACGGAAAATCAGCCGCTGGCTTTGTGCAGGCCTTCCTCTTGTACGAACAGGAGCGGAAGCGACTGAAGCTCCGCTTCTTCGAGGATCAGATCTACGACCCTGTAAAGCTCATGCTCCACAACCCAGAGACCCAGAGGTATGTCGCCAACAAGGTCGATCACCTCATCGTCGATGAAGCGCAAGACATGAATGGCATTCAGATCGCGCTGCTTCGCATCCTGGCTGGCACGCGAGCGCAGGTGATGCTGGTAGGCGATGAGGACCAAGCAATCTATGACTGGCGCGGCGCTAAGCCGGACTACTTGATCCGCGGCTTTGAGGAGGACTTCACCAACGCGAAGCGCTACACACTTCCCCATACCTTCAGATTCGGTCATGAGCTGTCCCTTGCAGCCAGTCACCTCATCACTCACAACGCGAACCGAAACCCGAAGATCAGTATTTCGGCGGAGGGCACCCCTCGAACTCGGATCCATTGCCTAGGCCTGGCACTTGGTCTGACAGGAATAGGAAAGCACATCGAAAGAGTGCTGGCCGAGGGAACTCCGCCTGACGACATCGCAGTGCTTGTCCGGACTTATAGCCTAAGCGTATCCATCGAGCTGGAGCTTCACCAAGCGGGAGTCCCTTATTACGTCTACGGAAGACCACCTCTCACACGCATCCCGGAGATCAGTGCGCTGGTTGGCGTCCTGCAAATGGCTAGCGGGCGCTGGAAGCGCATGAACCAAGATGAAATTCGCTTCGTCATCCGGAGTCTGCTGCAACGCCCCGCCTTGTACCTGGATAAGGTCGCAGCGCAAGAAGTTGTCGACCGCGTCATGGATCATCCTGAAGGCATCTCTGATGCCATCCGCTCAGCAATTACTCCGAAGACTCAACGCTTCCAGGCTGATCAAATTCGTGACCGAGCCGACCTTCTGGAAATCATCGCCACGTGCACGCAGCCAGATGAGAAGGTTGTCGAGGTCATCGAACGGTATCTACAAGGAACGGAATTCGAAAAATCCATCGAAAAGCAGTCGCCGACCGTAGAGGCAGCAGATGCGATCTTGGCCAACGTCGCTGCGTTTAAGCTGATTGCTGCCCGTCACGAGGGCACCATTGAAGAGTTCCTTGACGAGATCGATCCCCTGATCGACTCGTCCAAAGTCGACCCTCCCGACGAGCCGCACGTATGGATCGGCTCCATACACAGAGCCAAAGGGGCCCAGTGGCCTGTCGTGTTTGTGCCCGGCATGTCAGCCAGGAGCTTTCCCCGCGACAACATCGATGATGCCTCCTACGAGGCAGAGCGCCGCCTGTTCTACGTCGCCGCCACGCGTGCCAGCGATGAGCTATATCTAGTCCATCCGGCGGACCCAGAGTTCGCGAATGCCACCGAAAACATCGAGGCAACAGAGGAGCGATCTTTGGCTAGCCCGGTGTCACCGTTCTTATGGGAGATGGACTTGGCCTTGGCACGTCATGCGGCTCGAGCGATTGAAACCGGAGGCCCTTTCCATACAGCCACTGTCACCCGCCCAAACATCGCCAACACCTACTTCAAGCGCTTTCCATATTCACAAGACTGGGCTTACCTGCGAAAACCGAAGGTGCATCGCGTTGCTCCAAGCAACCAGCTCAATGCTGCAGTACTTGCCTCCGGCACACGCGTGACCCACGAGGTCTTTGGCTCGGGTGTTGTGGACAAGTGGGTAGACCAAAAAGTGGTGCGCGTCGTATTCGACAACGGGGACAGTCGAATGCTGGTCGCGGCGCATGCTCCCCTTAAGCTCGCAGACCGATCTGGTGATGAAACGATCATCGATAGGGTACTTAGCCACATCTTCCGCCGCTAAGCACCACCGGTTCATGGGTAGCGTCGCAACCTACTGAAAAATTTTTCAGACCTATATTACAACTGTGAAGCAGGCAGTTCTGCTTCTCGTCTGGGCGCTTCGGTTCAAGCGCCCCGTGGAGGTCAACGCATGTGCGATGACACCAAAGAGACGATTGTTCAGGTGCTGACCGTTGCAGCCGTGATCCTCGCGGCCATCTTCGGCAGAACCAACACTCGGATCTGACTCGCCACGTTGCTGGCAGCACAGAAGGCCCGCCTCACCGGCGGGCCTTCTGCGTTTATGCCGCTGACTCAAGGAGCAGGAACATGCATCTGGTGGAAACGATGGCCTATACGGGCGAGAAACCCTGGCATGGCCTTGGCAACAAGCTGGCCCCGCAACAGCCCATCGAGGTGTGGCGGCAGCAGGCCGGGATGGACTGGAAGATCGAGGAGTCCGAAGTCCGCTACATCACGGGCAACAACAACCTGGGCGTCATCAATGCCTTCCCGGAGCAGAAGGTGCTGTACCGCTCGGATACCCGTTCGCCGCTGGCGGTGGTGAGCAAGCGCTTCAAGGTCGTGCAGCCAGGGGAGATCCTGGAGTTCTACCGTGACCTCACCAACCAGAGCGGTTTCGAGCTGGAGACCGCGGGCGTGCTGCGCGAAGGGCGCAAGTTCTGGGCGCTGGCCCGTACCGGCCAGAGCACGACGCTCAAAGGCCGGGACAAGGTGGATGGCTACCTGCTGTTGGCCACGGCCTGCGACGGCACGCTGGCCACCACGGCGCAGTTCACCTCCGTCCGGGTGGTCTGCAACAACACCCTGCGGGTGGCGCTGGGCAACAACAACGGGGCGGTGAAGGTGCCGCATCGCAGCGAGTTCGATCCCGAGGTGGTCAAGCGGCAGTTGGGAATCACGGTGGCGTCCTGGGATGGGTTCGTGGCGCGGATGAAGGCGCTGGTGGAGCGCCCGGTAGATCCGGATATGGTCGAAGGGCTGCTACGCCGGGTGCTGACCTACGCCGCGCCCGATGGGCGTCCCGATATCGTCAACGAACAGGCGCTGGCCAACGTCCGCGCGCTGTACGAGGGCGGCGGGCGTGGGGCGATGCTGCCTTCCAGCCGCGGCACGGCCTGGGGGCTGCTGAACAGCGTCACCGAGTTCGTCGATCATCATCGGCGGGCGCGCAGCGATGACCACCGCAGGGATGCCGCCTGGTTCGGGCAAGGCGCGCAGCTCAAGCAACGGGCGTGGGACGAGGCGATGAAGCTGGTGGCGTAATGGATCGCCCGTCACCGCGACAAAGTCCGGCCGTACGGCCGGGCAACCTCGCTGACGTTGTTCCGGATCCGCTGGACATCGCCTACATCGCCATGGGTGCCAGACAGGCCCTCGCAGAGTGGCGCGATGGCCCGCCAGCGCCCTTCCCGTTCGAAGGGGAGCTTGCCTACATCGAGGCATGCATCGAGCAGGCCCCCGCCTTGCAACGCGCCTGGGAGGCTGCCCAGGACCGCTGGGACTTTGTCTGGTGCTACGAGGTGGCTGAGCCCTTCGGCCTGGCCTACGGCAGGCACCTGCTGCAAGGCGGCGGGCCGGACGCCGCAACCAGATTGCTGCAATACCTCCTGGGTGATGCGTTGCTCCCGCCCTCCGCCTGATACCTCGTCCCTGCACGACCCACCGCGCCCGGCCTTTGGTCGGGCGTTTTCTTTTGGAGAACACCGATGAAGAAGCAAAGCGCTCTGCGGCTGGTCGACACCCGCACCATGGACCGCGAGCAATGGCTAGAAGTCCGCAAGGGTGGCATCGGCAGCTCGGATGCCGCCGCCTCCGTGGGCCTGTGCCCGTACAAGAGCCAGCTCGAGCTGTGGATGGTGAAGACCGGCAGGACACCGACCGAAGCGGCGCCGCCCGGTATGGATGACCCGCGCTACTGGGGCACGCTGCTGGAGCCGTATGTGGCCGTGGCTTACTCCCAGAAGACCGACCGCAAGGTACGGCGCTGCAATGCCGTGCTCCAGCATCCGACGTTCCCGTTCATGCTGGCGAACATCGACCGGGAGGTCGTGGGCTGCCCTGACGTCCAGATTCTGGAATGCAAGACCGCCGGCGAATGGGGCTCGAAGCTCTGGCGGGACGGTGTGCCTGAGTACGTCCAGCTGCAGGTCCAGCACCAGCTGGCCGTCACCAACCAGCAGGCCGCCGATGTGGCGGTGCTGCTTTGCGGCCAACGGCTGGAGATCCATCGCATCGAACGCGATGAGGAGGTCATCGCCCGGCTGATGGTGCTGGAAGCTCGGTTCTGGCAGTACGTCACCACCGACATCGAACCGCCGGCTGACGGTAGCGAGTCCGCCGGTAAAGCCCTGCGCCAGCTGTATCCCGGTGGTGGTAACACGCTCGACTTCTGCGAGAACCGGGGCCTCTCGGACACCTTCGCCGAACTGGTGGCCCTGAAAGACGAGCTGGAGGTGCGCGGCAAGCACGCAGAGCAGCTCAAGCAGACCCTGCAGCAGGCCATGGGCGATGCCGCCCGCGCGGTCTTCGCCACAGGCGAAGTGAGCTTCAAGCGGGCCCAGGACGGCACCAGCCTCGACACCAAGCGCCTGGCCCAGGACCACCCGGACCTGGTGGCTCAGTACAGCGTCCCCAAACCCGGCGCACGCCGGTTCCTGATCTCGGCAAAGGCCGATCACCCTTAGGAGAACTCCCATGCTCAAAGGCTTTGCAATCACCCCGCCCGTGGTGGGGCGGATCTCGATCGGACGTGTGGTCGAACGCAACGGCAAGCGCCTGCCCGAGAAGGATGACCAGTTCACCCTCACCAGCCAGGTGCAGAACCGGGATGGCTGGTTGCTGCATCCGTTGGACGAGGCGCTACGCCAGCAGGGAGAAGGCAAGCTGCGCAGTCTTCCCATCCGGCTGTTGTTCAACGATCCGAGCCTGAACCTGCGCGCCGACTACAACCTGTTCGACCGGAGCACGGGGCGGCCGGTGTGCGTGGGCAATGGCGAGACCTGCAGGCGCTCAGGCCAGGACGGCATCGAGAGCTTGCCCTGTCCCGGATCGGAGTCTTGCCGTTTTGCCGAAGGCCAGTGCAAGCCATACGCCCGCTTCAATGTGCGCATCGGCGACGAGGACGAGACCGGCACCTTCGTGCTGCGGACGACATCGTTCAACACCATCCGCACGCTGGCGGCACGGCTGCAGTACTTCCACGCGGTTTCGGGAGGACTGCTCGCCTGTCTGCCGCTGGAACTGAGGTTGCGGGGCAAGTCCACAACCCAGAGCCACCGGGCGCCGATCTTCTATGTCGACCTGGTGGTTCGATCCGGGATGACGCTGGAAGAGGCCATCACCGAGGCCCGGCGTCTGGATGCGGTGAGAAAAGAGGCCGGGTTCGACCAGGCCGCGCTGGATGAGGCGGCACGCCTGGGCTTCGCCAATGGCGCGTTCGAGGAGCTGGACGAGGACGGACCGGCCGTGGTCGAGGAGTTCTTCCCCGATCAGCAGGGCTCGACCGCAAAGCCGAATGGCGCTCCGCTAAAGGGGCTCAGCGGCCGCCTTCAGGAGAAGGTCGCCATCGCCAGCACGGGCTAAGCGAACCGAAGCACCCATCCATGCAAGCGAACATGAAGGGACCCCCTGTGGCCCCTTCGCTTTGTTGCGCACGGCAGATCAATGCATCACAGACAAGGACACCGAAATGGAATCCGAAGCAATGCCGGGCAGCCGGTTGTACGTGAGAGGTGAGCAGCGGCGCTACCGCGTCGCCAATGCGGACGAGATCATCGAGGCGGCAAGGACCGTCGCAGGCCAGCGGATGCAGCGCGGGGAATCGTTCACGGATCCGCAGGCCTCCAGTAGGTTCTTCCAGGACAAGCTGGCAGGTTTGGAGAGGGAGGTCTTCGCGGCGGTCTTCCTGGACACTCGCCATCGGCTTATCGAGTACGTGGAACTGTTTCAGGGAACCATTGATGGGGCCGAGGTTCACCCACGGGAAGTGGCCCGGCAGGCGCTTCGCTGCAATGCCGCTGCCGTGATCGTGTCTCATAACCACCCTTCAGGCACCACGGATCCGTCAGCGGCAGATCGGGCGGTGACTGCCCGGCTCAGGCAGGCCTTGGCGCTGGTGGATGTTCGATTGCTCGATCACATCATCGTGGGTGGGGCGAAATCGATGTCGATGGCCGAGCGTGGATGGGCTTAGGTCGCCTTCAATGGCTTACTTGTCCCTGATCCGGAGGAGCACGCGGTGAGCAGACAGGAGCCCTCGGCTCCTCGTCTGCCAGTTATTTTTCTTTTGTTTTCAATGAATTACGTCGTTGCAGGTGGCTCATCGTGAATATCTAATAGATGAATGAATCATGAACAACAATAAAAGTAATCTTCTAATGCATGTTTTAGTACTTGCATACGGCAGGTGTTTTATTAACCTACGCCCATCGACGCGAGGGTGTAGTGATGCACAAGACGAAGCACTTCCAGAAGCGCATGAGCCAGCGTGGTATCAGCCGCGACATGGTGGATCTCGTTCTCAGCTATGGGCAGCCCGAGGGAGACAAAGTCATCCTCAGCCGTAAGGCATCGGCCCGCTTGATGGAGGCGGCTCGTACCCTCGCCAAGATCTTGGACAAGGGCGGCCTGGTCGTTGTGGCCAGTGGTGAGGCTCAACTGACCACGTATAACTACCAAGGTCGGGGCCATTGATCATGTCGAACGATCACGCAGGACAAGTGCTGCTTCAGGTTCAGGACCTGCTTCGCAAGTCGCCCTTGGGTTCCCGTGAGTCCGGCCTGCTGGCCTTCCAGCTGCTGACCTGGGCCCAGCTGTCCACTCAGAACAGGGTGGCAGCGGACACCACGATCGATGCCGCATTGGCCTTTGGTGCCTCTGGAATCGTGGAAGCACTCGCCCGGCTAGCCTTGGTTGATGGACCGATTGGCCAAGCGTTCGGCGACGCTCCGCGCTACGCCCAGGTTTCAGGGGACTACATCGTCGCCGCGGCAACCGCAGCAAAACGCCTCGCTGAGGGCGGGATCTTTGAGCGCTTCTCTGCGGCCGATGTCGCAATCGTCCCGCTGCAAGACAGCTCCGACTTCTTCACGGTTCCCTGCGAGGTGGCGCACCTCATGGTTCGCCTCATCAGCAACGATGTACCTCGGTCGGTCTATTGCCCTTGGGAGTCCAGTGGCCAATTCGTGGGCAACATGCTGGATCGGGATGCGCGCTTGTACGTGGAAGCGCCCTATCAGGCGCCAATGCCGGCCCTCTTGAGTTTGTTCCGATCCTCGCCCACGGAAATCGTGCTCACAGATCCATTGCGATCTCCTTCCGCGGTCAAAGGCGGACATTTGGAGAAGTTCGATGCCGCGCTGTCGGTGCCGCCGTGGAATATGTCGGCGAACGAGGACGTGGCTTTGACCGATCTCTACGGTCGGTTTCCGATACAGAAGGCCACGGGCAATGGGCTTCATGTGCAGCACATAGTGGCTCAGACGGAAGGCAAAGCTGCCGTCATCGTTCCCAACAGTTTCCTGTTCGGGCCTGGCAGGGACCGTGAGGTGCGTGAGTATCTGCTCGGCAAGGGCTGGGTCAAGGCCGTTATCGCCTTGCCGGCTGGGTTGTTCAACAGCACAAGTATGCCATCCGCTTTGCTGTTGCTGGACACGCGAGAAAGTAGCCGAGATGTGAACTTTGTCGACGCGACGCAGCCGTACTTCACCAAGGCGCTCACAAAGAGTCGCACGACCCTCAAGAACACTGACGCCATCCTGGAGTACTGCATCGGTTCCGGCGAGAAGCCTTCGCTTGTCGATGAACTGGATGGAACGCTCGCAGCTCGCATCGATGGTGGTGCGATCCTGGCGAACGACGCATCTCTGCAAGTGGATCGCTATGTAATCGCAAGCGAGCAGCGTGCCATGCAAGCAGCGCTTAGCAGCATGCATACCGTGGAGCTGGGCGATATCGTCAACGTTCTCAACCCCATTCCCAACAAGGACCGCGGCGCTGACTCGCCGACGGCATTTGAGGTCTATGAGGTAGGTGCTGCTGATCTTCCTTCAGTTGGTTACATCCGGACGCCGGAACGGAAGATCCACGTAAAGCTATCCACCCGCCGGTCGGGCAATTCCGATGATGTGTTTCTCCGTCCTTACGATCTGGTACTCGTCGTCAAGGGTAGTACGGGCAAGATCGGCATCGTGCCCGCCAACGTCCCGCCGCCTGGTCCTGGAGCGTGGATTGCCGGCCAGTCAGCGGTGGTGCTGCGCGCCACAAATCGGGAAGTGGACTTGCGCGGACTCGGATTGTGGTTGCGATCGAAGCTGGGTCAGCAGCTGCTGGACAGCATCAAGTCCGGTGCAACCATTCCGATGATGTCGATTGCAACACTGCGTAGGCTCAAGGTGATTGCCATGATCCCGGCGTGGACTGAACTCGCCATCGAAGTGTTGGAAGAGGAGGACGACCTCCAGCACCAGATTGAAGTCCTCCAAGACCAGCAAGCAAGCATCGCCGAGCAGCTCTGGAATGAGCTCCTTAAATAACACGATGGAATCTTGAGCAATGAACTCAAAGCAAGACCAGAGCCATATCAAATGGATTTCCGACTTCATCTGGAACATCGCTGACGACCGCCTGCGCGACGTTTACGTGCGCGGCAAATACCGTGACGTCATCCTGCCCTTCACCGTGCTGCGGCGGCTCGATGCCGTGCTCGAAGCGACGAAAGACGCGGTGCTGGAGCGCAAGAAGTTCCTCGACACCCACAAGGTGGCCGAGCAAGACGGCGCACTGCGCATGGCGGCAGGCCAAGCCTTCTACAACGTCTCGGAATTCACGCTGGCCAAGCTCAAGGCCAGCGCAGCAGGCCAGCGCTTGCGCGATGACTTCATTGCGTATTTGGACGGCTTTTCGCCCAACGTGCAGGAAATCCTCACCAAGTTCAACTTCCGCAACCAGATCCAGAAGCTGGTGGATTCCCACGTCCTTGGTTACTTGATCGACGACTTCCTCGACCCCGAGGTCAATCTCGCGCCGCTGCCAGTGAAGGATGCCGACGGCCGCATCAAGCTGCCCGCGCTGGACAACCACGGCATGGGCACAGTGTTCGAGGAGCTGATCCGCCGCTTCAACGAAGA from Thermomonas sp. XSG encodes the following:
- a CDS encoding N-6 DNA methylase → MSNDHAGQVLLQVQDLLRKSPLGSRESGLLAFQLLTWAQLSTQNRVAADTTIDAALAFGASGIVEALARLALVDGPIGQAFGDAPRYAQVSGDYIVAAATAAKRLAEGGIFERFSAADVAIVPLQDSSDFFTVPCEVAHLMVRLISNDVPRSVYCPWESSGQFVGNMLDRDARLYVEAPYQAPMPALLSLFRSSPTEIVLTDPLRSPSAVKGGHLEKFDAALSVPPWNMSANEDVALTDLYGRFPIQKATGNGLHVQHIVAQTEGKAAVIVPNSFLFGPGRDREVREYLLGKGWVKAVIALPAGLFNSTSMPSALLLLDTRESSRDVNFVDATQPYFTKALTKSRTTLKNTDAILEYCIGSGEKPSLVDELDGTLAARIDGGAILANDASLQVDRYVIASEQRAMQAALSSMHTVELGDIVNVLNPIPNKDRGADSPTAFEVYEVGAADLPSVGYIRTPERKIHVKLSTRRSGNSDDVFLRPYDLVLVVKGSTGKIGIVPANVPPPGPGAWIAGQSAVVLRATNREVDLRGLGLWLRSKLGQQLLDSIKSGATIPMMSIATLRRLKVIAMIPAWTELAIEVLEEEDDLQHQIEVLQDQQASIAEQLWNELLK